The following are encoded in a window of Gasterosteus aculeatus chromosome 5, fGasAcu3.hap1.1, whole genome shotgun sequence genomic DNA:
- the eif3c gene encoding eukaryotic translation initiation factor 3 subunit C isoform X1 has translation MSRFFATGSDSESEESSSADEITPKAPGTTYKPSLLLSDDEEDTKRVVRSAKDKRFEELTNLIKTIRNAMKIRDMAKCLEEFEQLCRAFLKSKTIVDKEGVPSFYIRLLADLEDYLNQVWEDKEGKKKMNKHNAKALSTLRQKIRKYNRDYETEITSYKENPQESADEEEEKEAGDSGSSSDSDGEEDEDGVPAKSFLKKKPEVTPDASKFLKSAKGSGDESSSSDDDEDWGSDTVDSGSESSDEGDGKGASLAVVFLKKAQEGEKSTEKIGKKKKKEKKELREEEFEEEEGGEGVEGGWEKVKGGAPMVKEKPKMFAKGTEINVPVVVKKLNEILQARGKKGTDRAAQIELLHALANIAGENNLGQGVLVKIKFNIIASLYDYNPNLAAFMKPEMWKKCLECIDELLDILFEHNDIFIGENIAEDSESLIISDQPFRVRGCILTLVERMDEEFTKIMQNTDPHSQEYVDNLKDEGHVCGIIDRLLDYMETKGSTEEICRVYLRRIMHTYYKFDYKAHRRSLGLPVESKSEQDQEESEGEDSAVIMDRLCKFIYAKDRTDRIRTCAILCHIYHHALHSRWYQARDLMLMSHLQDNIQHADPPVQILYNRTMVQLGICAFRQGMIKDAHNALLDIQSSGRAKELLGQGLLMRNMQERNAEQEKIEKRRQVPFHMHINLELLECVYLVSAMLLEIPYMAAHEFDARRRMISKQFHHQLRVGERQPLLGPPESMREHVVAASKAMKMGDWRTCHSFIINEKMNSKVWDLFPETQRVREMLVRKIQEESLRTYLFTYSSVYDSISMGTLSEMFELEIPTVHSIISKMIINEELMASLDQPTQTVVMHRTEPTSLQNMALQLAEKLGSLVENNERVFDLKQGIYGGYFNRDQKGGYQQNKSYNRDQKGGYQQNKSYNRDQRGGGYQGGGGGGYHGGGGGGGYHGGGGYQGGGGGGGYQGGGGGGGYHGGGGGGGYHGGGGGGGGYHGGGGYHGGGGGGGYHGGGGGGGGYQGGGGGGYHGGGGGGGYHGGGGGGGYQGGGGGYQGNRGGYNRGGYRNQNQSNY, from the exons ATGTCTCGTTTCTTCGCCACCGGGTCTGACAGCGAGTCAGAGGAGTCCTCGTCCGCCGATGAGATCACCCCTAAAGCACCCGGAACCACCTACAAGCC GTCGCTGCTTCTTAGTGACGATGAGGAGGACACTAAGCGAGTGGTCCGCAGCGCGAAAGACAAAAG GTTCGAGGAGTTGACCAACCTCATCAAGACCATCCGAAATGCCATGAAGATTCGCGACATGGCCAAATGTCTGGAGGAGTTTGAGCAGTTATGTCGAGCCTTCCTCAAAAGCAAGACTATAGTGGACAAAGAGGGTGTTCCCTCTTTCTATATCCGTCTGCTGGCCGACTTGGAGGACTATCTGAACCAG GTTTGGGAGgacaaagagggaaagaagaagatgaaCAAACACAACGCCAAAGCCCTCAGTACGCTACGTCAGAAGATCCGCAAGTACAACAGAGACTACGAAACAGAAATAACTTCATACAAGGAG AACCCTCAGGAGTCggccgatgaagaggaggagaaggaggcagggGATTCTG GCTCATCTTCTGATAGCGAtggagaggaagatgaagatggcGTTCCAGCCAAGTCCTTCTTGAAGAAAAAGCCTGAGGTTACCCCAGATGCCAGCAAGTTCCTTAAGTCCGCTAAAGGATCCGGG GATGAGTCTTCTTCGAGTGATGACGATGAAGACTGGGGCTCCGACACTGTCGACAGTGGCAGTGAGAGCTCGGATGAAGGGGACGGAAAGGGCGCCTCCCTGGCTGTTGTCTTCCTCAAGAA GGCTCAGGAGGGCGAGAAGTCCACTGAAAAGATcggtaagaagaagaaaaaggagaaaaaggagcTCCGCGAGGAGGagtttgaggaagaggagggaggagagggggtggaggggggctgggaGAAGGTGAAAGGAGGCGCCCCGATGGTTAAG GAAAAGCCTAAAATGTTTGCCAAAGGCACTGAAATCAATGTACCAGTGGTGGTGAAGAAGCTGAATGAGATCCTGCAAGCAAGAGGCAAAAAGGGCACAGACag GGCGGCCCAGATTGAGCTGCTCCACGCTTTGGCGAACATCGCTGGTGAGAATAACCTGGGCCAAGGAGTCCTGGTGAAGATCAAGTTCAACATCATCGCCTCCCTGTACGACTACAACCCCAACCTGGCGGCCTTCATGAAG cCTGAAATGTGGAAGAAGTGCCTGGAGTGCATCGATGAGCTGCTTGACATCCTGTTCGAACACAACGACATCTTCATCGGGGAGAACATTGCAGAGGACAGTGAGAGTCTGATCATCTCAGACCAG CCATTCCGGGTGCGTGGGTGCATCTTAACGTTGGTAGAGAGGATGGATGAAGAGTTCACCAAGATCATGCAGAACACCGATCCCCATTCACAAG aaTACGTCGACAACCTGAAAGACGAGGGGCACGTTTGCGGCATCATCGACCGGCTGCTCGACTACATGGAGACCAAAGGCAGCACCGAGGAGATTTGCCGCGTCTACCTGCGCAGAATCATGCACACCTACTACAAGTTTGACTACAAGGCCCACCGGCGCAGCCTGGGCCTCCCGGTCGAGTCCAAG TCCgagcaggaccaggaggagagcgagggtgAGGACAGCGCCGTGATCATGGACCGCCTCTGCAAGTTCATCTACGCCAAAGATCGCACCGACCGCATCCGCACCTGCGCCATCCTCTGCCACATCTACCACCACGCTCTGCATTCGCGCTGGTACCAGGCCCGCGACCTGATGCTCATGAGCCACCTGCAGGACAACATCCAGCACGCCGACCCCCCCGTGCAG ATCCTGTACAACAGAACCATGGTGCAACTCGGCATCTGTGCATTTAGGCAGGGCATGATTAAAGACGCCCACAACGCCCTGCTGGACATCCAGTCCTCTGGGCGAGCCAAGGAGCTCCTGGGTCAGGGGCTGCTCATGAGGAACATGCAGGAGAGGAACGCAGAGCAGGAGAAGATTGAAAAGAGAAGACAA GTGCCGTTCCACATGCACATCaacctggagctgctggagtgtgtgtacctggtgtcgGCCATGCTGCTGGAAATCCCCTACATGGCCGCCCACGAGTTCGATGCCCGCCGCAGGATGATCAGCAAGCAGTTCCATCACCAGCTGAGGGTGGGAGAGAGGCAGCCGCTGCTGG GGCCCCCAGAGAGCATGAGGGAGCATGTGGTGGCAGCCAGCAAGGCCATGAAGATGGGAGACTGGCGTACCTGCCACTCGTTCATCATCAACGAGAAGATGAACAGTAAAGTCTGGGACCTGTTCCCCGAGACGCAGAGAGTGCGCGAGATGCTCGTGAG gaAGATCCAGGAAGAGTCACTGAGGACTTACCTGTTCACCTACAGCAGCGTGTACGACTCCATCAG CATGGGGACCCTATCTGAGATGTTTGAGTTGGAGATACCCACCGTCCACAGCATCATCAGCAAGATGATCATCAACGAGGAGCTGATG GCGTCACTCGACCAGCCCACCCAGACGGTGGTGATGCACCGCACCGAGCCCACCTCCCTGCAGAACATGGCGCTGCAGCTGGCGGAGAAACTCGGCAGCCTGGTGGAGAACAACGAGCGCGTCTTCGACCTCAAGCAGGGCATCTATGGAGGATACTTCAACAGAG ACCAGAAAGGTGGCTACCAGCAGAACAAATCTTACAACAGAG ACCAGAAAGGTGGCTACCAGCAGAACAAATCCTACAACAGAG ATCAGAGAGGCGGTGGCTAccagggaggtggtggtgggggctaccatggaggtggaggcggcggaggctaccatggcggcggcggctaccaaggaggtggaggtggcggcggctaccaaggaggtggaggtggcggcggcTACCATGGCggtggaggtggcggcggcTACCATGGCGGTGGGGGCGGTGGCGGCGGCTACCATGGAGGCGGCGGCTATCACGGcggtggaggcggcggcggctaccatggaggtggaggcggtggcggcggctaccaaggaggcggaggcggcggctATCAcggaggtggaggtggcggcggctaccatggaggcgggggaggcggcggctaccagggaggaggcggcggctaCCAGGGGAATAGAGGCGGCTACAATAGAGGCGGCTACAGGAATCAGAACCAAAGCAACTACTGA
- the eif3c gene encoding eukaryotic translation initiation factor 3 subunit C isoform X6, with amino-acid sequence MSRFFATGSDSESEESSSADEITPKAPGTTYKPSLLLSDDEEDTKRVVRSAKDKRFEELTNLIKTIRNAMKIRDMAKCLEEFEQLCRAFLKSKTIVDKEGVPSFYIRLLADLEDYLNQVWEDKEGKKKMNKHNAKALSTLRQKIRKYNRDYETEITSYKENPQESADEEEEKEAGDSGSSSDSDGEEDEDGVPAKSFLKKKPEVTPDASKFLKSAKGSGDESSSSDDDEDWGSDTVDSGSESSDEGDGKGASLAVVFLKKAQEGEKSTEKIGKKKKKEKKELREEEFEEEEGGEGVEGGWEKVKGGAPMVKEKPKMFAKGTEINVPVVVKKLNEILQARGKKGTDRAAQIELLHALANIAGENNLGQGVLVKIKFNIIASLYDYNPNLAAFMKPEMWKKCLECIDELLDILFEHNDIFIGENIAEDSESLIISDQPFRVRGCILTLVERMDEEFTKIMQNTDPHSQEYVDNLKDEGHVCGIIDRLLDYMETKGSTEEICRVYLRRIMHTYYKFDYKAHRRSLGLPVESKSEQDQEESEGEDSAVIMDRLCKFIYAKDRTDRIRTCAILCHIYHHALHSRWYQARDLMLMSHLQDNIQHADPPVQILYNRTMVQLGICAFRQGMIKDAHNALLDIQSSGRAKELLGQGLLMRNMQERNAEQEKIEKRRQVPFHMHINLELLECVYLVSAMLLEIPYMAAHEFDARRRMISKQFHHQLRVGERQPLLGPPESMREHVVAASKAMKMGDWRTCHSFIINEKMNSKVWDLFPETQRVREMLVRKIQEESLRTYLFTYSSVYDSISMGTLSEMFELEIPTVHSIISKMIINEELMASLDQPTQTVVMHRTEPTSLQNMALQLAEKLGSLVENNERVFDLKQGIYGGYFNRDQKGGYQQNKSYNRDQKGGYQQNKSYNRDQRGGGYQGGGGGGYHGGGGGGGYHGGGGYQGGGGGGGYQGGGGGGGYHGGGGGGGYHGGGGGGGGYQGGGGGGYHGGGGGGGYHGGGGGGGYQGGGGGYQGNRGGYNRGGYRNQNQSNY; translated from the exons ATGTCTCGTTTCTTCGCCACCGGGTCTGACAGCGAGTCAGAGGAGTCCTCGTCCGCCGATGAGATCACCCCTAAAGCACCCGGAACCACCTACAAGCC GTCGCTGCTTCTTAGTGACGATGAGGAGGACACTAAGCGAGTGGTCCGCAGCGCGAAAGACAAAAG GTTCGAGGAGTTGACCAACCTCATCAAGACCATCCGAAATGCCATGAAGATTCGCGACATGGCCAAATGTCTGGAGGAGTTTGAGCAGTTATGTCGAGCCTTCCTCAAAAGCAAGACTATAGTGGACAAAGAGGGTGTTCCCTCTTTCTATATCCGTCTGCTGGCCGACTTGGAGGACTATCTGAACCAG GTTTGGGAGgacaaagagggaaagaagaagatgaaCAAACACAACGCCAAAGCCCTCAGTACGCTACGTCAGAAGATCCGCAAGTACAACAGAGACTACGAAACAGAAATAACTTCATACAAGGAG AACCCTCAGGAGTCggccgatgaagaggaggagaaggaggcagggGATTCTG GCTCATCTTCTGATAGCGAtggagaggaagatgaagatggcGTTCCAGCCAAGTCCTTCTTGAAGAAAAAGCCTGAGGTTACCCCAGATGCCAGCAAGTTCCTTAAGTCCGCTAAAGGATCCGGG GATGAGTCTTCTTCGAGTGATGACGATGAAGACTGGGGCTCCGACACTGTCGACAGTGGCAGTGAGAGCTCGGATGAAGGGGACGGAAAGGGCGCCTCCCTGGCTGTTGTCTTCCTCAAGAA GGCTCAGGAGGGCGAGAAGTCCACTGAAAAGATcggtaagaagaagaaaaaggagaaaaaggagcTCCGCGAGGAGGagtttgaggaagaggagggaggagagggggtggaggggggctgggaGAAGGTGAAAGGAGGCGCCCCGATGGTTAAG GAAAAGCCTAAAATGTTTGCCAAAGGCACTGAAATCAATGTACCAGTGGTGGTGAAGAAGCTGAATGAGATCCTGCAAGCAAGAGGCAAAAAGGGCACAGACag GGCGGCCCAGATTGAGCTGCTCCACGCTTTGGCGAACATCGCTGGTGAGAATAACCTGGGCCAAGGAGTCCTGGTGAAGATCAAGTTCAACATCATCGCCTCCCTGTACGACTACAACCCCAACCTGGCGGCCTTCATGAAG cCTGAAATGTGGAAGAAGTGCCTGGAGTGCATCGATGAGCTGCTTGACATCCTGTTCGAACACAACGACATCTTCATCGGGGAGAACATTGCAGAGGACAGTGAGAGTCTGATCATCTCAGACCAG CCATTCCGGGTGCGTGGGTGCATCTTAACGTTGGTAGAGAGGATGGATGAAGAGTTCACCAAGATCATGCAGAACACCGATCCCCATTCACAAG aaTACGTCGACAACCTGAAAGACGAGGGGCACGTTTGCGGCATCATCGACCGGCTGCTCGACTACATGGAGACCAAAGGCAGCACCGAGGAGATTTGCCGCGTCTACCTGCGCAGAATCATGCACACCTACTACAAGTTTGACTACAAGGCCCACCGGCGCAGCCTGGGCCTCCCGGTCGAGTCCAAG TCCgagcaggaccaggaggagagcgagggtgAGGACAGCGCCGTGATCATGGACCGCCTCTGCAAGTTCATCTACGCCAAAGATCGCACCGACCGCATCCGCACCTGCGCCATCCTCTGCCACATCTACCACCACGCTCTGCATTCGCGCTGGTACCAGGCCCGCGACCTGATGCTCATGAGCCACCTGCAGGACAACATCCAGCACGCCGACCCCCCCGTGCAG ATCCTGTACAACAGAACCATGGTGCAACTCGGCATCTGTGCATTTAGGCAGGGCATGATTAAAGACGCCCACAACGCCCTGCTGGACATCCAGTCCTCTGGGCGAGCCAAGGAGCTCCTGGGTCAGGGGCTGCTCATGAGGAACATGCAGGAGAGGAACGCAGAGCAGGAGAAGATTGAAAAGAGAAGACAA GTGCCGTTCCACATGCACATCaacctggagctgctggagtgtgtgtacctggtgtcgGCCATGCTGCTGGAAATCCCCTACATGGCCGCCCACGAGTTCGATGCCCGCCGCAGGATGATCAGCAAGCAGTTCCATCACCAGCTGAGGGTGGGAGAGAGGCAGCCGCTGCTGG GGCCCCCAGAGAGCATGAGGGAGCATGTGGTGGCAGCCAGCAAGGCCATGAAGATGGGAGACTGGCGTACCTGCCACTCGTTCATCATCAACGAGAAGATGAACAGTAAAGTCTGGGACCTGTTCCCCGAGACGCAGAGAGTGCGCGAGATGCTCGTGAG gaAGATCCAGGAAGAGTCACTGAGGACTTACCTGTTCACCTACAGCAGCGTGTACGACTCCATCAG CATGGGGACCCTATCTGAGATGTTTGAGTTGGAGATACCCACCGTCCACAGCATCATCAGCAAGATGATCATCAACGAGGAGCTGATG GCGTCACTCGACCAGCCCACCCAGACGGTGGTGATGCACCGCACCGAGCCCACCTCCCTGCAGAACATGGCGCTGCAGCTGGCGGAGAAACTCGGCAGCCTGGTGGAGAACAACGAGCGCGTCTTCGACCTCAAGCAGGGCATCTATGGAGGATACTTCAACAGAG ACCAGAAAGGTGGCTACCAGCAGAACAAATCTTACAACAGAG ACCAGAAAGGTGGCTACCAGCAGAACAAATCCTACAACAGAG ATCAGAGAGGCGGTGGCTAccagggaggtggtggtgggggctaccatggaggtggaggcggcggaggctaccatggcggcggcggctaccaaggaggtggaggtggcggcggctaccaaggaggtggaggtggcggcggcTACCATGGCggtggaggtggcggcggcTACCATGGCG gtggaggcggtggcggcggctaccaaggaggcggaggcggcggctATCAcggaggtggaggtggcggcggctaccatggaggcgggggaggcggcggctaccagggaggaggcggcggctaCCAGGGGAATAGAGGCGGCTACAATAGAGGCGGCTACAGGAATCAGAACCAAAGCAACTACTGA
- the eif3c gene encoding eukaryotic translation initiation factor 3 subunit C isoform X12, protein MSRFFATGSDSESEESSSADEITPKAPGTTYKPSLLLSDDEEDTKRVVRSAKDKRFEELTNLIKTIRNAMKIRDMAKCLEEFEQLCRAFLKSKTIVDKEGVPSFYIRLLADLEDYLNQVWEDKEGKKKMNKHNAKALSTLRQKIRKYNRDYETEITSYKENPQESADEEEEKEAGDSGSSSDSDGEEDEDGVPAKSFLKKKPEVTPDASKFLKSAKGSGDESSSSDDDEDWGSDTVDSGSESSDEGDGKGASLAVVFLKKAQEGEKSTEKIGKKKKKEKKELREEEFEEEEGGEGVEGGWEKVKGGAPMVKEKPKMFAKGTEINVPVVVKKLNEILQARGKKGTDRAAQIELLHALANIAGENNLGQGVLVKIKFNIIASLYDYNPNLAAFMKPEMWKKCLECIDELLDILFEHNDIFIGENIAEDSESLIISDQPFRVRGCILTLVERMDEEFTKIMQNTDPHSQEYVDNLKDEGHVCGIIDRLLDYMETKGSTEEICRVYLRRIMHTYYKFDYKAHRRSLGLPVESKSEQDQEESEGEDSAVIMDRLCKFIYAKDRTDRIRTCAILCHIYHHALHSRWYQARDLMLMSHLQDNIQHADPPVQILYNRTMVQLGICAFRQGMIKDAHNALLDIQSSGRAKELLGQGLLMRNMQERNAEQEKIEKRRQVPFHMHINLELLECVYLVSAMLLEIPYMAAHEFDARRRMISKQFHHQLRVGERQPLLGPPESMREHVVAASKAMKMGDWRTCHSFIINEKMNSKVWDLFPETQRVREMLVRKIQEESLRTYLFTYSSVYDSISMGTLSEMFELEIPTVHSIISKMIINEELMASLDQPTQTVVMHRTEPTSLQNMALQLAEKLGSLVENNERVFDLKQGIYGGYFNRDQKGGYQQNKSYNRDQKGGYQQNKSYNRDQRGGGYQGGGGGGYHGGGGGYHGGGGGGGYHGGGGGGGGYQGGGGGGYHGGGGGGGYHGGGGGGGYQGGGGGYQGNRGGYNRGGYRNQNQSNY, encoded by the exons ATGTCTCGTTTCTTCGCCACCGGGTCTGACAGCGAGTCAGAGGAGTCCTCGTCCGCCGATGAGATCACCCCTAAAGCACCCGGAACCACCTACAAGCC GTCGCTGCTTCTTAGTGACGATGAGGAGGACACTAAGCGAGTGGTCCGCAGCGCGAAAGACAAAAG GTTCGAGGAGTTGACCAACCTCATCAAGACCATCCGAAATGCCATGAAGATTCGCGACATGGCCAAATGTCTGGAGGAGTTTGAGCAGTTATGTCGAGCCTTCCTCAAAAGCAAGACTATAGTGGACAAAGAGGGTGTTCCCTCTTTCTATATCCGTCTGCTGGCCGACTTGGAGGACTATCTGAACCAG GTTTGGGAGgacaaagagggaaagaagaagatgaaCAAACACAACGCCAAAGCCCTCAGTACGCTACGTCAGAAGATCCGCAAGTACAACAGAGACTACGAAACAGAAATAACTTCATACAAGGAG AACCCTCAGGAGTCggccgatgaagaggaggagaaggaggcagggGATTCTG GCTCATCTTCTGATAGCGAtggagaggaagatgaagatggcGTTCCAGCCAAGTCCTTCTTGAAGAAAAAGCCTGAGGTTACCCCAGATGCCAGCAAGTTCCTTAAGTCCGCTAAAGGATCCGGG GATGAGTCTTCTTCGAGTGATGACGATGAAGACTGGGGCTCCGACACTGTCGACAGTGGCAGTGAGAGCTCGGATGAAGGGGACGGAAAGGGCGCCTCCCTGGCTGTTGTCTTCCTCAAGAA GGCTCAGGAGGGCGAGAAGTCCACTGAAAAGATcggtaagaagaagaaaaaggagaaaaaggagcTCCGCGAGGAGGagtttgaggaagaggagggaggagagggggtggaggggggctgggaGAAGGTGAAAGGAGGCGCCCCGATGGTTAAG GAAAAGCCTAAAATGTTTGCCAAAGGCACTGAAATCAATGTACCAGTGGTGGTGAAGAAGCTGAATGAGATCCTGCAAGCAAGAGGCAAAAAGGGCACAGACag GGCGGCCCAGATTGAGCTGCTCCACGCTTTGGCGAACATCGCTGGTGAGAATAACCTGGGCCAAGGAGTCCTGGTGAAGATCAAGTTCAACATCATCGCCTCCCTGTACGACTACAACCCCAACCTGGCGGCCTTCATGAAG cCTGAAATGTGGAAGAAGTGCCTGGAGTGCATCGATGAGCTGCTTGACATCCTGTTCGAACACAACGACATCTTCATCGGGGAGAACATTGCAGAGGACAGTGAGAGTCTGATCATCTCAGACCAG CCATTCCGGGTGCGTGGGTGCATCTTAACGTTGGTAGAGAGGATGGATGAAGAGTTCACCAAGATCATGCAGAACACCGATCCCCATTCACAAG aaTACGTCGACAACCTGAAAGACGAGGGGCACGTTTGCGGCATCATCGACCGGCTGCTCGACTACATGGAGACCAAAGGCAGCACCGAGGAGATTTGCCGCGTCTACCTGCGCAGAATCATGCACACCTACTACAAGTTTGACTACAAGGCCCACCGGCGCAGCCTGGGCCTCCCGGTCGAGTCCAAG TCCgagcaggaccaggaggagagcgagggtgAGGACAGCGCCGTGATCATGGACCGCCTCTGCAAGTTCATCTACGCCAAAGATCGCACCGACCGCATCCGCACCTGCGCCATCCTCTGCCACATCTACCACCACGCTCTGCATTCGCGCTGGTACCAGGCCCGCGACCTGATGCTCATGAGCCACCTGCAGGACAACATCCAGCACGCCGACCCCCCCGTGCAG ATCCTGTACAACAGAACCATGGTGCAACTCGGCATCTGTGCATTTAGGCAGGGCATGATTAAAGACGCCCACAACGCCCTGCTGGACATCCAGTCCTCTGGGCGAGCCAAGGAGCTCCTGGGTCAGGGGCTGCTCATGAGGAACATGCAGGAGAGGAACGCAGAGCAGGAGAAGATTGAAAAGAGAAGACAA GTGCCGTTCCACATGCACATCaacctggagctgctggagtgtgtgtacctggtgtcgGCCATGCTGCTGGAAATCCCCTACATGGCCGCCCACGAGTTCGATGCCCGCCGCAGGATGATCAGCAAGCAGTTCCATCACCAGCTGAGGGTGGGAGAGAGGCAGCCGCTGCTGG GGCCCCCAGAGAGCATGAGGGAGCATGTGGTGGCAGCCAGCAAGGCCATGAAGATGGGAGACTGGCGTACCTGCCACTCGTTCATCATCAACGAGAAGATGAACAGTAAAGTCTGGGACCTGTTCCCCGAGACGCAGAGAGTGCGCGAGATGCTCGTGAG gaAGATCCAGGAAGAGTCACTGAGGACTTACCTGTTCACCTACAGCAGCGTGTACGACTCCATCAG CATGGGGACCCTATCTGAGATGTTTGAGTTGGAGATACCCACCGTCCACAGCATCATCAGCAAGATGATCATCAACGAGGAGCTGATG GCGTCACTCGACCAGCCCACCCAGACGGTGGTGATGCACCGCACCGAGCCCACCTCCCTGCAGAACATGGCGCTGCAGCTGGCGGAGAAACTCGGCAGCCTGGTGGAGAACAACGAGCGCGTCTTCGACCTCAAGCAGGGCATCTATGGAGGATACTTCAACAGAG ACCAGAAAGGTGGCTACCAGCAGAACAAATCTTACAACAGAG ACCAGAAAGGTGGCTACCAGCAGAACAAATCCTACAACAGAG ATCAGAGAGGCGGTGGCTAccagggaggtggtggtgggggctaccatggag gtggcggcggcTACCATGGCggtggaggtggcggcggcTACCATGGCG gtggaggcggtggcggcggctaccaaggaggcggaggcggcggctATCAcggaggtggaggtggcggcggctaccatggaggcgggggaggcggcggctaccagggaggaggcggcggctaCCAGGGGAATAGAGGCGGCTACAATAGAGGCGGCTACAGGAATCAGAACCAAAGCAACTACTGA